The Desulfohalovibrio reitneri genome contains a region encoding:
- a CDS encoding CoB--CoM heterodisulfide reductase iron-sulfur subunit A family protein: MSNSSILVVGGGFSGITAALEAAEVGHEVFIVEKTPFLGGRVAQLNKYFPKLCPPSCGLEIQFQRIKNNKNVKFFTQAEVGGIKGSKGDYEVTVKIKPRHVGPGSAQLTEVAEGLEKDVTNEFEFGLSKRKALHLDMPFAFPQRWVLDKDACTEADLKKLSELEVIDLEETEREVTLNVGSIVYATGWKPYDMTNLTNLGGGQIPNMISNMQMERLASGSGPTKGNIVRPSDGEKPMNVAFVQCAGSRDENHLGFCSYICCMASLKQAAYLREQHPDCRVSIFYIDLRTPGRYDNFKNKILDDPKIRAVKGKVADAQPAGDKVKLTVENAVTGIKGEETFDMVVLATGMQPSLAGQKLPAGLEVDEEGFIIGGEDKGIYAAGCAKLPLDVMKSAQSATGAALKAIQTVKGR; encoded by the coding sequence ATGTCGAATTCGAGCATTCTGGTTGTCGGAGGCGGATTCAGCGGGATCACCGCCGCGCTCGAAGCCGCCGAAGTCGGCCATGAAGTATTCATCGTCGAGAAGACGCCCTTCCTTGGCGGCCGCGTGGCGCAGTTGAACAAGTACTTCCCCAAATTGTGCCCCCCGTCCTGCGGCCTGGAAATCCAGTTCCAGCGCATCAAAAACAACAAGAACGTCAAGTTCTTCACGCAGGCCGAAGTGGGCGGCATCAAGGGAAGCAAAGGCGACTACGAGGTCACCGTCAAGATCAAGCCCCGCCACGTGGGCCCCGGTTCAGCCCAGCTCACCGAAGTGGCCGAAGGGCTGGAGAAGGACGTCACCAACGAGTTCGAGTTCGGTCTCTCCAAACGCAAGGCGCTCCATCTGGACATGCCCTTCGCCTTTCCGCAGCGTTGGGTCCTGGATAAGGACGCCTGCACCGAGGCCGATCTCAAAAAGCTCTCCGAACTCGAGGTCATCGACCTTGAGGAGACAGAGCGGGAAGTCACCCTCAATGTGGGCTCCATCGTGTACGCCACTGGCTGGAAGCCCTACGACATGACCAATCTGACCAACCTCGGCGGCGGGCAGATTCCCAACATGATCTCCAACATGCAGATGGAGCGGCTGGCCTCCGGTTCCGGCCCCACCAAGGGCAATATCGTGCGCCCCAGCGACGGCGAGAAGCCCATGAACGTGGCTTTCGTGCAGTGCGCCGGCTCCCGCGACGAGAACCATCTCGGCTTTTGCTCCTACATCTGCTGCATGGCTTCATTGAAGCAGGCGGCCTACCTGCGGGAGCAGCACCCCGACTGCAGGGTGAGCATCTTCTACATCGACCTGCGCACCCCGGGCCGCTACGACAACTTCAAGAACAAGATCCTTGATGATCCCAAGATCCGCGCGGTGAAGGGCAAGGTGGCCGATGCCCAGCCCGCCGGCGACAAGGTCAAGCTGACAGTGGAAAACGCCGTCACCGGGATCAAGGGCGAGGAGACCTTCGACATGGTGGTCCTGGCTACGGGCATGCAGCCCTCCCTGGCCGGCCAGAAGCTGCCCGCCGGCCTGGAGGTCGACGAGGAAGGCTTCATCATCGGTGGCGAGGACAAGGGCATTTACGCCGCCGGCTGCGCTAAGCTGCCCCTGGACGTCATGAAGTCGGCCCAGTCAGCGACCGGTGCCGCTCTGAAAGCGATTCAAACGGTGAAAGGGAGGTAA
- a CDS encoding hydrogenase iron-sulfur subunit has translation MPEKIGVYIDESSVGPYLKADELAEFIKGEFADLAAVKTHPRLNSEDGRKLIQADIDAETIDAVCVCGPSPRYDWDVFDFDGVLVERVNLREQCAMAYRNPDGTLPEEGTEAPRELRMMAQDYLKMGVVKLQKTSFPDPEVPDGTKTILVLGGGWTGLNAAMGGAAAGYDVVLVEREAELGGKARNLAKSFPLAHPWTENVNTGLAEMIQAVESNDKITVKTSATLEKLDGAPGQYTAKVGGEEIPVGAVVMATGWEPQEKGYLEPLGYGKFKNVATSSEFEIMARDGKMVRPSDGKPAKNVAFIVDVGVCVSKGLEKEAAQAEEEPEEPQEEKKGADEEEEDVEVLTFQNLETCKHLAYSSELNSLVGLKQAGYVADGIEDGQAYVFYDHMMVPGINERYYKAAQDKSGVMMTKGSIEAIREESGGDLVVVARDTLLGEYVELPVDMVVLPTGMVPTTALSEVVNLQYRQGPVLPELELFDGFADSNYICFPYETRRTGIYSAGCVRQPMSMATAREDAAGAMLKAIQCITSLNRGMAVHPRSGDRSYPVFNFTRCTQCKRCTEECPFGALDDDPKGTPMPNPTRCRRCGTCMGACPERVISFDNYSVDQIGTVIKQMEIPPKIEDGGPRAIVLACENDAYPALDMAAMRGHRWSPYIRVVPVRCLGSVNTIWIADAMSKGSDGVLLLGCKYGEDYQCHFMKGSELCNRRMENVAESLNRLGVEPERVVQKQVAIDEYAEIPRLIDEFMNYVLKLGPNPFKGY, from the coding sequence ATGCCCGAGAAGATCGGAGTCTATATCGACGAATCCAGCGTCGGGCCCTACCTCAAGGCCGACGAACTGGCCGAGTTCATCAAGGGGGAGTTCGCCGACCTGGCGGCTGTGAAGACCCACCCCCGGCTGAACTCCGAGGATGGACGCAAGCTGATCCAGGCCGACATCGACGCCGAAACCATCGACGCGGTCTGCGTCTGCGGCCCCTCGCCGCGGTACGACTGGGACGTGTTCGATTTCGACGGCGTCCTGGTGGAGCGGGTCAACCTGCGCGAGCAGTGCGCCATGGCCTACCGCAACCCGGACGGCACCCTGCCCGAGGAGGGCACCGAGGCGCCGCGGGAACTGCGCATGATGGCTCAGGACTACTTGAAAATGGGCGTGGTCAAGCTGCAGAAAACCAGCTTCCCCGATCCGGAAGTCCCCGACGGCACCAAGACCATCCTGGTGCTGGGCGGTGGCTGGACCGGCCTCAACGCCGCCATGGGCGGCGCGGCCGCGGGGTACGACGTCGTCCTGGTGGAGCGCGAGGCCGAGCTTGGCGGCAAGGCCCGCAACCTGGCCAAGTCCTTCCCCCTGGCCCACCCCTGGACAGAGAACGTGAACACCGGCCTGGCCGAGATGATCCAGGCCGTTGAGTCCAACGACAAGATTACGGTCAAGACCTCCGCCACCCTGGAAAAGCTCGACGGCGCTCCCGGCCAGTACACGGCCAAGGTCGGCGGCGAGGAGATTCCGGTTGGGGCCGTGGTCATGGCCACCGGCTGGGAGCCGCAGGAAAAGGGCTACCTGGAACCCCTGGGCTACGGCAAATTCAAGAACGTGGCCACTTCCTCCGAGTTCGAGATCATGGCCCGCGACGGCAAGATGGTTCGTCCCTCGGACGGAAAGCCCGCCAAGAACGTGGCCTTCATCGTCGATGTCGGCGTCTGCGTGAGCAAGGGGCTTGAGAAGGAGGCCGCCCAGGCCGAGGAAGAGCCCGAGGAGCCGCAGGAAGAGAAGAAGGGGGCCGACGAGGAAGAGGAGGACGTGGAAGTCCTCACCTTCCAGAACCTCGAGACCTGCAAGCACCTGGCCTACTCCTCCGAGCTAAACTCCCTGGTGGGCCTGAAGCAGGCCGGCTACGTGGCCGACGGAATCGAGGACGGGCAGGCCTATGTATTCTACGACCACATGATGGTGCCGGGCATCAACGAACGCTACTACAAAGCGGCCCAGGACAAGTCCGGGGTGATGATGACCAAGGGCTCCATCGAGGCCATCCGCGAGGAATCCGGCGGCGATCTGGTGGTCGTGGCCCGCGACACCCTGCTCGGCGAATACGTCGAGCTGCCGGTGGACATGGTGGTCCTGCCCACGGGCATGGTGCCCACCACCGCGCTGTCCGAGGTCGTCAATCTGCAGTACCGCCAGGGCCCTGTCCTGCCGGAGCTGGAGCTCTTCGACGGCTTCGCCGACTCCAACTACATCTGCTTCCCCTACGAGACCCGCCGCACCGGCATCTACTCCGCCGGCTGCGTGCGCCAGCCCATGTCCATGGCCACGGCCCGCGAGGACGCGGCCGGCGCCATGCTCAAGGCCATCCAGTGCATCACCTCGCTGAACCGGGGCATGGCGGTCCACCCGCGCTCGGGCGACCGTTCCTACCCCGTGTTCAACTTCACGCGCTGCACCCAGTGCAAGCGCTGCACCGAGGAATGCCCCTTCGGCGCGCTGGACGACGATCCCAAGGGAACGCCGATGCCCAACCCGACGCGCTGCCGTCGTTGCGGCACCTGCATGGGTGCCTGCCCCGAGCGCGTCATCAGCTTCGACAACTACTCCGTCGACCAGATCGGCACCGTTATCAAGCAGATGGAAATCCCGCCCAAGATCGAGGACGGCGGTCCCCGCGCCATCGTGCTGGCCTGCGAGAACGATGCCTATCCCGCCCTGGACATGGCCGCCATGCGCGGACACCGCTGGAGCCCGTACATCCGCGTGGTTCCGGTGCGCTGCCTGGGGTCGGTGAACACCATCTGGATCGCCGACGCCATGTCCAAGGGTTCCGATGGCGTGCTGCTGCTCGGCTGCAAGTACGGCGAGGATTACCAGTGCCACTTCATGAAGGGCTCCGAGCTGTGCAACCGCCGCATGGAGAACGTGGCCGAGTCCCTCAACCGGCTTGGTGTCGAACCGGAGCGCGTGGTGCAGAAACAGGTGGCCATCGACGAGTACGCCGAAATTCCGCGCCTCATCGACGAGTTCATGAACTACGTCCTGAAGCTGGGTCCCAACCCCTTCAAGGGATACTAG
- the aprA gene encoding adenylyl-sulfate reductase subunit alpha yields MPTIPVKIPSQGVAIDEPELIEMDVDILMVGGGMGNCGAAFEAVRWADKYAPEAKILLCDKAAMERSGAVAQGLSAINTYLGDNDADDYVRMVRTDLMGIVREDLIFDLGRHVDDSVHLFEEWGLPCWIKEGDHNLDGAAAKKAGKSLRAGDPPVRSGRWQMMINGESYKCIVAEAAKVALGEERYMERIFIVKMLLDANEPNRIAGAVGFSLRENKVYVIKCNTALVACGGAVNVYRPRSTGEGMGRAWYPVWNAGSTYTMCAQVGAEMTMMENRFVPARFKDGYGPVGAWFLLFKAKATNYKGEDYCATNRAMLKPYEDRGYAHGPIIPTCLRNHMMMREIREGRGPIYMDTATALQETFKNLSPEGQKHLESEAWEDFLDMCVGQANLWACMDIEPEKTGSEIMPTEPYLLGSHSGCCGIWVSGPDEDWVPDEYKVKADNGKVYNRMTTVNGLFTCADGVGASGHKFSSGSHAEGRICGKQMVRWYIDHKDFKPALKQSGEELKKEIYQPWETFKAHSAVSTDPVVNPEYISPKNFMMRLIKATDEYGGGVGTMYVTSASLLETGFDLLRMLEEDSRKLAARDLHELLRCWEQFHRLWTVRLHMQHIHFRQESRYPGFYYRGDFMGLDDAKWKCFVNSKYDPEKGETRLFKRPYYQIIPDPMHP; encoded by the coding sequence ATGCCCACCATTCCGGTGAAAATCCCCTCCCAGGGCGTGGCCATCGATGAGCCCGAGCTCATCGAAATGGATGTCGACATCCTGATGGTCGGCGGCGGCATGGGCAACTGCGGCGCCGCTTTCGAGGCGGTCCGCTGGGCCGACAAGTACGCCCCCGAAGCCAAGATCCTGCTGTGCGACAAGGCCGCCATGGAGCGCTCCGGCGCCGTGGCCCAGGGCCTGTCCGCCATCAACACTTATCTTGGCGACAACGATGCCGACGACTACGTGCGCATGGTGCGCACCGACCTCATGGGCATCGTCCGTGAGGACCTGATCTTCGACCTGGGCCGCCACGTCGACGATTCCGTCCATCTGTTCGAGGAGTGGGGCCTGCCCTGCTGGATCAAGGAAGGCGACCACAACCTCGACGGCGCCGCCGCCAAGAAGGCCGGCAAGTCCCTGCGTGCCGGCGATCCCCCGGTCCGTTCCGGCCGCTGGCAGATGATGATCAACGGCGAGTCCTACAAGTGCATCGTCGCCGAGGCCGCCAAGGTGGCCCTGGGCGAAGAGCGCTACATGGAGCGCATCTTCATCGTGAAGATGCTGCTGGACGCCAACGAGCCCAACCGCATCGCCGGTGCCGTCGGCTTCTCCCTGCGCGAGAACAAGGTCTACGTTATCAAGTGCAACACCGCCCTGGTCGCCTGCGGCGGCGCGGTGAACGTCTACCGCCCCCGCTCCACCGGTGAGGGCATGGGCCGCGCCTGGTACCCCGTCTGGAACGCCGGCTCCACCTACACCATGTGTGCTCAGGTCGGCGCCGAGATGACCATGATGGAGAACCGCTTCGTTCCCGCCCGCTTCAAGGACGGTTACGGCCCGGTCGGCGCCTGGTTCCTGCTGTTCAAGGCCAAGGCCACGAACTACAAGGGCGAGGACTACTGCGCCACCAACCGCGCCATGCTGAAGCCCTACGAGGATCGCGGCTACGCCCACGGTCCCATCATCCCCACCTGCCTGCGCAACCACATGATGATGCGCGAGATCCGCGAGGGCCGCGGTCCGATCTACATGGACACCGCCACCGCCCTGCAGGAGACCTTCAAGAACCTCTCTCCGGAAGGCCAGAAGCACCTGGAGTCCGAGGCTTGGGAGGATTTCCTCGACATGTGCGTCGGCCAGGCCAACCTGTGGGCCTGCATGGACATCGAGCCCGAGAAGACCGGCTCCGAGATCATGCCCACCGAGCCCTACCTGCTCGGCTCCCACTCCGGTTGCTGCGGCATCTGGGTCTCCGGTCCGGACGAGGACTGGGTCCCCGACGAGTACAAGGTCAAGGCTGACAACGGCAAGGTCTACAACCGCATGACCACCGTCAACGGCCTCTTCACCTGCGCCGACGGCGTGGGCGCCTCCGGCCACAAGTTCTCCTCCGGCTCCCACGCCGAGGGACGCATCTGCGGCAAGCAGATGGTGCGCTGGTACATCGACCACAAGGACTTCAAGCCCGCGCTGAAGCAGTCCGGCGAGGAGCTGAAGAAGGAAATCTACCAGCCCTGGGAGACTTTCAAGGCTCACAGCGCCGTGTCCACGGACCCGGTCGTGAACCCCGAGTACATCTCCCCCAAGAACTTCATGATGCGCCTCATCAAGGCCACCGACGAGTACGGTGGTGGTGTGGGCACCATGTACGTCACCTCCGCCTCCCTGCTGGAGACCGGTTTCGACCTGCTCCGCATGCTGGAGGAGGACTCCCGCAAGCTGGCCGCCCGTGACCTGCACGAGCTGCTGCGCTGCTGGGAGCAGTTCCACCGCCTGTGGACCGTGCGCCTGCACATGCAGCACATCCACTTCCGTCAAGAGTCCCGTTACCCCGGCTTCTACTACCGCGGTGACTTCATGGGCCTCGACGACGCCAAGTGGAAGTGCTTCGTCAACTCCAAGTACGATCCCGAGAAGGGCGAGACCCGCCTCTTCAAGCGGCCGTACTACCAGATCATCCCCGATCCCATGCATCCGTAG